One genomic window of Pseudomonadota bacterium includes the following:
- a CDS encoding helix-turn-helix domain-containing protein produces the protein MPFVGFLCLGLRSGFGPAWRAYVTNDEVLTVKEVATILKLAEKTVYSMAQRGELPTFKVRGQWRIRRTDLDLWLEQQPKGEPVAKSGQPPSKNEAPRTTRRGGRVV, from the coding sequence ATGCCTTTCGTTGGATTCCTTTGCCTGGGCCTAAGGAGTGGTTTCGGCCCGGCCTGGAGAGCGTACGTGACGAACGACGAGGTCCTAACGGTCAAAGAGGTCGCCACGATTCTCAAGCTGGCCGAGAAGACGGTCTACTCGATGGCCCAGCGAGGAGAGCTGCCGACGTTCAAGGTCCGGGGGCAGTGGCGGATACGGCGGACGGACCTTGACCTCTGGCTCGAGCAGCAGCCGAAGGGAGAGCCCGTGGCCAAGAGTGGTCAGCCACCGTCGAAGAACGAGGCCCCGCGCACGACGCGACGCGGAGGTCGGGTAGTATGA
- a CDS encoding TIGR02266 family protein has protein sequence MRTPVTVKIKFKCSTIDQFAERYAADVSDAGIFIRTPRPLATGTHISFEFQYQDGSPLLSGNGTVVWVREHNPASAAAKPGMGVRFDQLPPESRAMLQQVVARKERSDAFQQTPIRVSNTSQDALHAIDLPTPAVMMPWAAAAQEPEFETLPTSQVGSSSAALRDAYGLGPSGALPPLTPSAGPRERAPEQPPQPFQPFQPFGSDVDLLSSAAEQGESAPPSVPAAAPSVPSVAPALGFGSDAAAPPRELGDLLSSSSSASPNGDLAPGRQERLEDIVFGDQEAPARQDAHSGAGPLVEEPVAASFAPRGAGARRATRRKTPGWLVPGLLIGFAVAGVLAFYALRPPPGATVGGEGEPLGSSVASSGTATPAQEPSATPSPTPAAGVSMGVESTPAGARVLVDGSDTGKLTPAELTELDPEREIEIALDLRGKKLFRTKQKPTPRLPLTVDLSASALRSIQILSTPPGATVFLDGVRIGDTATLHALAPGAPDKTVELRLSKRGFTDVTNRIDLATANWERDGENEVLKVDLVLSAKDETAATAAARSEPSTRVERTARPAPAGKTPSGSASRGVRDPGRQPVGAGRPRAASRRTPGSTPCPAARRRGPKGARHPHPLLGRVAQPGQLDAQLDAKRPPGHTASGLSAKQYPRHIIPA, from the coding sequence ATGCGTACGCCCGTTACCGTCAAGATTAAGTTCAAGTGCTCGACCATCGATCAGTTCGCCGAACGCTATGCGGCCGACGTGAGCGATGCGGGCATCTTCATCCGCACGCCCAGGCCGCTGGCCACGGGCACGCACATCTCCTTCGAGTTTCAGTATCAAGACGGCTCGCCGCTGCTCTCGGGAAACGGCACGGTCGTCTGGGTCCGCGAGCACAACCCCGCTTCAGCGGCCGCGAAACCGGGCATGGGCGTGCGTTTCGACCAGCTCCCGCCGGAGAGCCGCGCGATGCTGCAGCAGGTCGTCGCGCGCAAGGAGCGTAGCGACGCGTTCCAGCAGACCCCGATCCGGGTCTCCAACACGTCGCAGGACGCACTGCACGCCATCGACCTGCCGACGCCCGCGGTCATGATGCCCTGGGCCGCCGCCGCGCAGGAGCCGGAGTTCGAGACCCTGCCGACCTCGCAGGTGGGCAGCTCCTCCGCCGCGCTGCGGGACGCCTACGGTCTTGGCCCCTCGGGCGCCTTGCCGCCCCTCACGCCCAGCGCGGGGCCCAGAGAGCGCGCGCCGGAGCAGCCCCCCCAGCCCTTCCAGCCCTTCCAGCCCTTCGGCTCCGATGTTGACCTGCTCTCGAGCGCCGCCGAGCAAGGCGAGTCCGCGCCGCCTTCCGTGCCGGCAGCCGCGCCCTCCGTGCCCTCGGTGGCCCCCGCCCTCGGCTTTGGCAGCGACGCCGCCGCGCCGCCGCGCGAGCTCGGCGACCTCTTGAGCAGCAGCAGCTCCGCGTCGCCGAACGGCGACCTCGCGCCGGGGCGACAGGAGCGCCTCGAGGACATCGTCTTTGGCGACCAGGAGGCGCCCGCGCGGCAAGACGCGCACTCTGGCGCCGGGCCGCTGGTCGAAGAACCCGTCGCGGCCTCGTTCGCGCCGCGGGGCGCGGGAGCGCGACGGGCGACGCGGCGCAAGACGCCAGGCTGGCTCGTTCCCGGCCTCTTGATCGGCTTCGCCGTAGCCGGCGTCCTGGCGTTCTACGCGCTGCGACCGCCACCGGGTGCCACCGTCGGCGGTGAGGGCGAGCCGCTCGGCAGCTCGGTTGCCAGCAGCGGCACGGCCACACCAGCACAAGAACCCAGCGCGACGCCCAGCCCGACGCCCGCCGCGGGTGTGAGCATGGGCGTCGAATCGACCCCCGCTGGGGCCCGCGTGCTGGTGGACGGCAGCGACACAGGCAAGCTTACCCCCGCCGAGCTGACCGAGCTCGACCCCGAGCGCGAGATCGAGATCGCCCTCGACCTGCGCGGCAAGAAGCTCTTCCGCACCAAGCAAAAGCCGACCCCGCGCCTGCCGCTCACGGTCGACCTGAGCGCCTCCGCGCTGCGATCGATCCAAATCCTCTCCACGCCGCCCGGCGCGACCGTCTTCCTCGACGGCGTGCGCATCGGGGACACGGCCACCCTCCACGCCCTGGCGCCAGGCGCGCCAGACAAGACCGTGGAGCTACGCCTGAGCAAGCGCGGCTTCACCGACGTGACCAACCGCATCGATCTGGCCACCGCCAACTGGGAGCGCGACGGCGAAAACGAAGTGCTGAAGGTGGACCTGGTGCTCAGCGCCAAGGACGAGACCGCGGCGACGGCGGCCGCGCGCAGCGAGCCGTCGACCCGCGTCGAGCGTACCGCCCGCCCTGCCCCCGCCGGCAAGACGCCGTCCGGCAGCGCGTCCCGCGGCGTCCGTGACCCCGGACGTCAACCCGTCGGAGCCGGCCGCCCCCGCGCCGCCTCCCGCCGTACGCCCGGCAGCACCCCCTGCCCCGCCGCCCGCCGCCGAGGCCCCAAAGGAGCCCGTCATCCGCACCCCCTCCTGGGGCGAGTAGCCCAGCCAGGGCAACTAGACGCCCAACTTGACGCAAAACGCCCCCCTGGGCATACTGCGTCCGGTTTGAGCGCGAAGCAGTACCCGCGCCACATCATTCCGGCATAG